CGCCCCGATCGGAAGCCCGAATTCCATGTGTTCCTCCTCCTTGTGCGCCGGATGACCTACGCGGGGGGCAACCCGAGCGGGTACCCCTCCGCCTCGAGCACGCGATCGGCGATGGCCCGCCGGGCGGTGAGGGTGTTGTGGGGGGGCTCCTCCAGCAGCGCGCGCACACCGGCCCGATCCCGGTTCAGCGGAGCCTCGTCTTCGAGCGCCGACAGAATGCGGACTGCAAGCCGCTCGAGACGTGGCCCCAGCTCGCCGACCGCCTCGCGGGCGAGCGCCGCCATCAGGCTTCCCCAATGAGACCCGCCCGCCTGTTGCGCCCGAAGCACTGCGGATTCCACGGCAAACACCTGGATGATCTGCTCGCTGAGCCATCCCAAGATCTCCTGGTGATCGTCGAGGCCCGCGCCGTGCCGGTCGACTGCCCGACCGAGACACGCCAGCACCACGGACTTGGCGCGGGCGAGGGCGTCTCCCTCTGGACCGGACCGGCCGGATGCGGCATCTCCGAGCCCCGCGGCCGCGCGTTGAGCGGCGTCCATGAGCGGAATCCGCCCTGCGCCGGCACGCCGGAGCAATTGGCCTGCGATCACCAGGCGGTTGATCTCATTCGTCCCCTCATAGAGCCGGTTGATCCGTGAATCCCGGTAGGCCCGGGCCGCCGGGTAGTCCTCGATGAACCCGTACCCCCCATAGATCTGGACCATCTCATCCACGACGAAATCGAGCATCTCTGAGCCGAACACTTTGTTGATGGCGCACTCGGGCGCGTACTCCTCGAGCGCCCGGCCGGCCCCGCGTCCGCGGTCGTCCCCCCCGAGGTCGACATCGGCGAGCGCCTGGTCGAGCAGTCCGCCCGCGCGGTAGACGGCGCTCTCGGCAAGGTAGAGGCGCAGCGTCATCTCTGCGATTTTTTGCTTGATGAGCCCAAACGACGCGATCGGACGGCCGAACTGATGCCGCTCCCGCGCGTACGCGACCGCGTCTCGCAGGGCGTGCTTGGCGGCCCCGACGCATCCGGCCCCCAGTTTGAGCCGGCCCACGTTCAGAATGTTGAGGGCCACAACATGTCCCCGGCCGATCTCCCCCAGCACATTTTCCTGGGGCACCCGCACATTGTCGAGGAACAGCGAGGTGGTGGACGAGCCGCGGAGGCCCATCTTGTGTTCTTCGGGCCCGACCGTGAACCCGGGGGCGGTCCGTTCGACGATGAAGCACGTCACCTTCCCGTCGACCCTGGCGTACAGGATGAAGACGTCGGCGATGCCGCCGTTCGTGATGAATTGCTTGGCCCCCGACAACCGGTAGGCGCCCTCGGCATCGGGGACGGCCGTCGTCCTCAGCGAGAGCGCGTCGGACCCCGCGGTGGGCTCCGTGAGGGCGTACGCCCCGATCCATTCCGCGGCCGCCAACCGGGGGAGGTACCGCCGGCGCTGCGCGTCCGTCCCAAAGAAGACAATAGGGAGCATGCCGATCGTCAGGTGGGCGCCGACACTCGACGAGACGGAGCCGCGCGAAATCGTCTCGGCGAGCAGCAGGCCGGTCATCAGGTCGAGGCCCAACCCGCCGTACTCGCCCGGCACATCCGCCGCGAACACGCCAAGCGCGGCGATTTTTTGGATGACCT
This portion of the bacterium genome encodes:
- a CDS encoding acyl-CoA dehydrogenase family protein, with amino-acid sequence MVTEKRVAGGMWLVEAPGAGAVFTPERFSDEHLMIARTVRTFLAHEIAPLDARLEQKDLPLMREVIQKIAALGVFAADVPGEYGGLGLDLMTGLLLAETISRGSVSSSVGAHLTIGMLPIVFFGTDAQRRRYLPRLAAAEWIGAYALTEPTAGSDALSLRTTAVPDAEGAYRLSGAKQFITNGGIADVFILYARVDGKVTCFIVERTAPGFTVGPEEHKMGLRGSSTTSLFLDNVRVPQENVLGEIGRGHVVALNILNVGRLKLGAGCVGAAKHALRDAVAYARERHQFGRPIASFGLIKQKIAEMTLRLYLAESAVYRAGGLLDQALADVDLGGDDRGRGAGRALEEYAPECAINKVFGSEMLDFVVDEMVQIYGGYGFIEDYPAARAYRDSRINRLYEGTNEINRLVIAGQLLRRAGAGRIPLMDAAQRAAAGLGDAASGRSGPEGDALARAKSVVLACLGRAVDRHGAGLDDHQEILGWLSEQIIQVFAVESAVLRAQQAGGSHWGSLMAALAREAVGELGPRLERLAVRILSALEDEAPLNRDRAGVRALLEEPPHNTLTARRAIADRVLEAEGYPLGLPPA